From Candidatus Eremiobacteraceae bacterium:
CGCGATCGCATCGCTTGGCGCCCTGATCACGCCGGACACCGGCGCAGCGCACGCCGCCGGAATGCTGGGCGTTGCTGTTGTGGATCTCTTTGACAGCCAGGACTTCGCGGCGTTGTCGAACCGCTGGCGCCCCTGGGCCGCGCCTTCGCGGTGCCTTGCGAAATCGGAATGGCATCCGGGATTGGAGTCGCGCTTTGGCGCCGAGGTCGGATTGGCAGTCAAGAATTTGCTCGCCGGCCCGAAGGCGAACGCGAACTTGAAGGGGCCGACGTCAGCCGGCCCACGCGAATGACCGCGCGCCGGCCTAGTCACAATGTTGAAGGGGCCGTTGAAGGGGCAGACGTTAGTCGGCCCGCACGACTTCACGCTCACAAGCCTGAAGGGGCCGACGTTAGTCGGCCCGCGCGAGTGCTCGCCGTTTGCACGGGCGGCGGCGTCGGCGACCTCATCGCGGCGACGCCGGCGATGTCCGCGCTTGCTCGAACTTTTGGCGCGCCGTTGACGGTGCTCGCATCGCCGTACGCCGCGCCGTTTCTGCGCGGACATCCGGCCGTCGCCGTTATCATGTCCGACGATAACGCGACGCCGATTCGAGAGACGATCGAAGCGGTTCGCGCGCGAGAGTTCACACACGCGGTCGTCTTCTGGTCAACGCCGCGCGTCGCAGCCATCGTGCAGCGCGCGCGCATTCGGGTGCGCGTTGGACAATCGCGCCGGCTGTATTCTTGGCGCTACACCGTGCGCGTGCCCGTGCGCACCGAATCCGGCGACGTCTCGAGCCGCTGGTCAGATGTGCAGATGGACTACGCGCGCGCGCTGGGCGCCGTCGCTGAAGCGAGCGATTTCGTCATCAACATTCCGATCGACGCGGCGGACGAACGCGAAGCAGACGCTGTTCTTGCCGGAGCGGGTGTCGCGGACCGCTTCGTCGTCTTTCACGCGGTCCGCGGCATGCGTCTCGACGGCGTGCGATGGCCCGTACAATCCTTTGCGACGATCGGTGACGCGCTCGGCCGTGAATTCGACGCGCAGATCGTTCTGACGGGAACGACAGAAGAGCGCCCGGTGATCGATGAGATCGCTGCTCGCATCAGTGCGCCGCACGCAAGCATCGCCGGCTTGACTTCGCTCCGCGCGCTGGCCGCCGTTCTCGAACGCTCTGCCTTGGTGG
This genomic window contains:
- a CDS encoding glycosyltransferase family 9 protein; the protein is MLAVCTGGGVGDLIAATPAMSALARTFGAPLTVLASPYAAPFLRGHPAVAVIMSDDNATPIRETIEAVRAREFTHAVVFWSTPRVAAIVQRARIRVRVGQSRRLYSWRYTVRVPVRTESGDVSSRWSDVQMDYARALGAVAEASDFVINIPIDAADEREADAVLAGAGVADRFVVFHAVRGMRLDGVRWPVQSFATIGDALGREFDAQIVLTGTTEERPVIDEIAARISAPHASIAGLTSLRALAAVLERSALVVALDSGPMHIAAAVGAPTVGIFALKTDLPRRWQPLGPRVALVEPSYPCPGCRKETCRTFDCYAALTPDAVVAAARSLF